The following nucleotide sequence is from Lacinutrix sp. Hel_I_90.
TACTTGTACTTTTACTTCTGCACTGCGCCATTGGTCACAACTCAAAACCATAAGACTCGATGTAATCATTACCAAGCTTAAAAGTTTAATTTCTTTTTTCATAACTGTTATTTTTAGTGTTCAAGTAAAACTAGAGTTACTTCACTCAAAAAGTGTCAAAAGAATGTAAAAGAAGTGTCAACTTATATAAAATGTGCTAAAATTGTATGTTATTTACAAGTAATTATGATGAAACGTAACACTTATTTATTTAAAGGCTTGTTAATACTTGTATTAGGCACTCTAATACAATCGTGTACAACACAGACCAATAGCAAAAATGCCGATATTATAAAAGTGGCGCTACGTGATGTTGGCCATCAACTATTACTAAATAATCAAGACTCAACATCACGAGTTAAACCAATTATTGCTTTAGAAGAATTCAAATACCAAATAGCGTTTGAAAACCACCTAATCATCCATCCCGATAGTTTAGTGCGCATCATGACAAATAGCTTTAAAAAAGCAAACGTATCACAACATTATTTGACTGAAGTTTTGCAATGTAAAGATCCGCAAGTGGCTTACAGCTATCAAATGAAGGCTACTATTGAAAAAGGCATGGTGCCCTGTATTGGTAGAGTTTTAGAGAAGGGGTGTTATACCATTACTGTAAAATTTACTAAAGCTCCAAAACCAATGGTAACCGCTAGGGATTCATTACTTTGGGTTTTAGCTGCGGGTTTTGTATTGTTAGCCGTTGTCCTGTATAAAAAAAACGCAAAGACAACGCATACACCGACCAACGAGAACTACGAAGTTATAGGACACTACAAATTTTACCCAGAACAGAACAAACTCATTAAAGAAGCGCTTGAAATTAGTTTGTCTAAAAAGGAGTGTGAGTTACTAGCCATCTTTATTGCGCACCCAAACCAAATTGTCACCCGTGATACATTAACAAAAAAGGTTTGGGAAGATAAAGGAGTAATTGTTGGCCGGAGTTTAGACACGTATATTTCTAAACTGCGCAAACTGTTACAAGACGATGATTCCATTAAACTGACTAACGTGCATGGTGTAGGGTATAAGTTAGAATGTTAATGGTCGTTAAGCATAGCGTCGCTTTCTACTACTTTTGTTCGCTGGGTACAATATAAAGATCGTTAATATTAACCCGCTTAGGTTGTGTAAGCGTATAAAGTATCGCATTGGCAATATCTTCAGATTCTAAGGTGGTCATTTTTTGCATGTCCTCCATTTTTTCTTTAATATCTTCATCTGTAATGGTATCCGCAAGATTCGTATCAACAGCCCCTGGCTCAATAGAAGTCACATTAATACCATATTTTGGCGTTAATTCTTGACGCAAACCTTCAGAAAACATTTTTACAGCCGATTTCGTAGCACAGTAAACAGCGCCACCAGGGAAATAACGGTGTGCCGCCATAGA
It contains:
- a CDS encoding helix-turn-helix domain-containing protein, which gives rise to MMKRNTYLFKGLLILVLGTLIQSCTTQTNSKNADIIKVALRDVGHQLLLNNQDSTSRVKPIIALEEFKYQIAFENHLIIHPDSLVRIMTNSFKKANVSQHYLTEVLQCKDPQVAYSYQMKATIEKGMVPCIGRVLEKGCYTITVKFTKAPKPMVTARDSLLWVLAAGFVLLAVVLYKKNAKTTHTPTNENYEVIGHYKFYPEQNKLIKEALEISLSKKECELLAIFIAHPNQIVTRDTLTKKVWEDKGVIVGRSLDTYISKLRKLLQDDDSIKLTNVHGVGYKLEC